From the Salinimicrobium tongyeongense genome, one window contains:
- a CDS encoding polyprenol monophosphomannose synthase, which translates to MPDGIVIIPTYNEKENIEKIIKNVFSLQRNFHVLVVDDNSPDQTAGIVKSLQPVYKDKLFLIEREGKSGLGTAYIKGFEWVLERDYKYIFQMDADFSHNPNDLIRLYNACKRGGAQVAIGSRYKTGVNVVNWPMSRVLLSWLASKYVRFITAMPVEDTTAGFVCYDREVLERIHLDKIKFVGYAFQIEMKFKAYLAKFRIVEVPVVFTDRTRGTSKMSGSIIWEAVFGVIKMKINSLFNKMTI; encoded by the coding sequence ATGCCAGATGGGATTGTTATAATACCCACCTACAACGAAAAAGAAAATATAGAAAAGATCATTAAAAATGTCTTTTCTCTTCAGCGCAATTTTCACGTTTTGGTGGTGGACGATAATTCTCCCGATCAAACTGCCGGGATCGTAAAATCCCTTCAACCGGTCTATAAGGATAAGTTGTTCTTAATTGAAAGGGAAGGGAAATCTGGCCTGGGTACTGCTTATATCAAAGGTTTTGAATGGGTGTTGGAACGGGATTACAAGTACATCTTTCAAATGGATGCCGATTTTTCCCATAATCCCAATGATTTGATACGCCTGTACAATGCCTGCAAACGAGGCGGGGCCCAGGTGGCTATTGGCTCCAGGTACAAAACCGGCGTAAATGTAGTGAACTGGCCCATGAGCAGGGTACTGTTGTCATGGCTGGCCTCAAAATACGTTCGTTTTATAACGGCCATGCCTGTGGAAGATACCACGGCAGGTTTTGTTTGTTATGACAGGGAGGTGCTTGAGAGGATACACCTTGACAAAATCAAATTTGTGGGTTATGCCTTTCAAATCGAAATGAAGTTCAAGGCTTACCTGGCAAAGTTCAGGATCGTGGAGGTGCCTGTGGTGTTTACCGACAGAACCCGCGGAACCTCAAAAATGAGTGGTTCGATTATTTGGGAAGCTGTTTTTGGAGTTATAAAAATGAAAATAAACAGTCTGTTTAATAAGATGACGATATAA